In one window of Sardina pilchardus chromosome 23, fSarPil1.1, whole genome shotgun sequence DNA:
- the LOC134071023 gene encoding adhesion G-protein coupled receptor G7-like, which produces MAVFQYLILIMSGTSVRIIDGNSATSNCKSMKIQEWTFPYTAIGQAAYSLELCSYDTANAGHSQATARCTERAVFEGLEIVECDLTLDDIWSNVSKSLEEKHVQTLASSTQILTSKPAWLTASDITSATGIVSIILSSTRTLNKVKQHFILFLINRWFLGNTATFTANGVQLKSKVSKQDNNPSDVQIFIKLSDESKQNADITVGFVVYNNDHLFQSKTFKSSLGSNRKVISGSLSHAAPKQVNLKFTPKNVPNKILHNFACVFWDYGINDWSTRGCFKVNSSEGLQCQCNHMTNFAVLMSFKEDHKYAEPLSWVSTIGCCLSIMGLIITILFQIMTRKSRKSTATVLLVSICFSMTIFYFLFLFGIVNPNSRLKRDIRVSEENVIPRSDLHQDPDRGPCTALTALMQYFLLATFTWNTLFALHIFMLFKFTFSSPSTGFQGISIATGWGLPAVVVATTLGVSYRVDGPLHFRREEFTNKDSLKKKFMAIFNLAVLLGLTWILGYLVLATTDSSLNSIFSIAFCVCNTAQGLYIFIVFTVRTPDFRRMILTVANKWNISHLALHREVYSISDSCLGAEGCVTPLRGEWDELLHLYKSSNHHLHPWHIPSIRNHTYYIYNYYKLHNLHTSSHYQFHSCNIPFIRNYIYYLHSYHRIHHQLPSRNFPSIRNHTYYIYIYNYYKLHHLYTSSHHQLHSWNIPSIRNHIYYTHSYYKLHPLQCNSSHHYTDDPTPTDVRQRWSAAGWSLPLPR; this is translated from the exons ATGGCTGTGTTTCAGTACTTAATACTGATCATGTCAG GCACCTCAGTCCGTATCATTGATGGTAACAGCGCAACAT CAAACTGCAAGTCTATGAAGATACAAGAATGGACTTTCCCATATACTGCTATTGGCCAGGCAGCTTACTCGTTGGAATTGTGTTCATATGATACAGCTAATG CTGGCCATTCTCAGGCTACTGCAAGATGTACTGAGCGAGCTGTGTTTGAAGGACTCGAGATTGTAGAATGTGACCTTACTCTTGATGACATTTGGTCAAAT GTCAGTAAAAGTCTTGAAGAAAAGCATGTGCAGACGCTAGCCAGCAGTACACAGATCCTGACGTCCAAACCGGCATGGTTGACCGCCTCAGACATCACCTCGGCAACGGGCATAGTGAGCATCATCCTGTCCAGCACACGGACCCTGAATAAGGTCAAGCAGCATTTCATCCTGTTTCTCATAAACCGATGGTTTCTGG GCAACACAGCTACATTCACTGCCAACGGGGTTCAACTGAAAAGCAAAGTTTCCAAACAAGACAATAACCCCTCTGATGTTCAGATTTTTATCAAACTTTCAG acgagTCTAAGCAGAATGCAGACATTACCGTCGGATTTGTGGTCTACAATAATGACCACCTCTTTCAGTCGAAAACCTTCAAGTCCTCACTTGGCAGCAACAGGAAAGTTATCTCTGGTAGTTTAAGCCATGCTGCCCCTAAGCAAGTCAACCTAAAGTTCACACCCAAG AATGTGCCCAACAAAATCCTGCACAACTTTGCCTGTGTGTTCTGGGACTACGGCATCAATGACTGGAGCACTAGAGGCTGCTTTAAAGTCAACAGCTCTGAAGGACTTCAGTGTCAATGTAACCACATGACTAACTTTGCTGTGTTGATG TCTTTCAAGGAAGACCATAAATATGCTGAACCTTTGAGCTGGGTGAGCACTATTGGCTGCTGTCTTTCCATAATGGGACTGATCATCACAATACTTTTCCAAATCATGACCAG GAAGTCCAGGAAAAGCACTGCCACAGTCCTCCTGGTGAGCATCTGTTTTTCCATGACCATCTtctacttcctcttcctgtttggAATTGTGAACCCCAACAGCCGTTTGAAGAGGGACATCAGAGTGTCAGAGGAAAATGTCATCCCACGCTCTGACCTACATCAGGATCCTGACAGAGGGCCTTGCACGGCCCTCACGGCCCTGATGCAGTACTTCCTGTTAGCCACATTCACCTGGAACACCCTCTTTGCTTTGCACATATTCATGCTGTTTAAGTTCACTTTTTCTAGTCCATCAACAGGGTTTCAGGGAATCTCCATAGCAACAGGCTGGG GACTACCTGCAGTTGTGGTTGCAACCACATTGGGAGTGTCCTACAGAGTGGATGGACCTCTGCACTTTCGTCGAGAAGAGTT CACGAACAAGGACTCATTGAAGAAGAAGTTCATGGCCATCTTCAATTTGGCGGTTCTTCTGGGCCTCACCTGGATTTTGGGTTACCTGGTGCTTGCCACCACAGATAGTTCTCTAAACTCCATTTTCAGCATTGCATTCTGTGTTTGCAACACAGCACAG GGTTTGTATATCTTCATTGTATTCACAGTGAGAACACCAGATTTCCGCAGGATGATTTTGACAGTTGCAAACAAGTGGAACATTTCCCACCTTGCTCTTCATAGAGAGGTGTACAGCATCAGTGACTCTT GTTTGGGTGCGGAGGGATGTGTAACGCCTCTCAGAGGAGAGTGGGATGAACT ACTCCACCTCTACAAATCATCCAATCACCACCTCCATCCTTGGCACATCCCCTCCATTAGAAACCACACCTACTACATATACAACTACTACAAACTCCAcaacctccacacctcctcccacTACCAATTCCACTCTTGTAACATCCCCTTCATTAGAAACTACATCTACTATTTACACTCCTATCACAGAATCCACCACCAACTCCCCTCTCGTAACTTCCCCTCCATTAGAAACCACACCTactacatatacatatacaactACTACAAACTCCACCACCTCTACACCTCCTCCCACCACCAACTCCACTCTTGGAACATCCCCTCCATTAGAAACCACatctactacacacactcctactacAAGCTCCATCCTCTCCAATGCAACTCCTCCCACCACTACACCGACGACCCAACCCCCACTGATGTGCGACAACGATGGTCTGCTGCAGGATGGAGTCTGCCTTTGCCCAGATGA